One part of the Candidatus Neomarinimicrobiota bacterium genome encodes these proteins:
- a CDS encoding adenosylcobalamin-dependent ribonucleoside-diphosphate reductase, with the protein MSETIQFPFESTENDLGKASLQNAELQIEAIVNKDTVRSGSDIDAYYGLDELGKSVLQNKYLAPDEKSPEDLWHRLAKAMAGLEDKPEVWEDRFYTILHDFRFVPGGRIMHGAGREDIKTTLNNCYVVGIKKDSINAIYDAIIQEAKTYKYGGGCGHDLSVLRPKGSSIDGTGGESCGPVGFMNLFSENTNTIAQHGRRGANMQTLRVDHPDIAEFVDVKLDLSRVKYSNISVLLTHEFMEAVELDTDFELRWNDKVYETIRARELWDKIIYAAHASAEPGIIFWDTMVDHHNAEYCSPLVSTNPCGEQPLPDGGACNLGAINLARFVNTDGDFLWDEFNDTIRLSVRYLDNVIDYNVDRHALEDQKKNALGDRRVGLGILGLADMLMLRGIKYDTDEALEAVEEVMQMLSGTAYKTSIELAKEKGSFPNYQWNGYKKSQFIKNLPEEIQEEIKTHGIRNATILTVAPTGSGAIVAQVSSGVEPIFNVSYKRRVKKNTGFGDEFDEFKVVHPTILNKYGSDENLPDSVVTAHDIDPYFRVKMQGTIQRYIDASISSTVNLPEDVDVKTVANIYQAAYKAGLKGITVYREGSRDGILISEKKDEKNTAAKQVVTADPELALNPPSLRPRLRPKDTFGVTHRIRTGEGTLYITINHDEDGLCEIFTTIGKAGGNAAAQAEAISRLISLSLRSGMDVEEIIKQLKGISGPNPVWENGQLILSTPDAIGKALEQHMSEFNKSQVNKQQTFGMAESDDSGDEERGAHFGMVEPSNGTTSKTMATCPECGLTISHEGGCLLCHNCGYSKC; encoded by the coding sequence ATGTCCGAAACCATCCAATTCCCCTTTGAGTCGACTGAAAACGATCTCGGCAAAGCCTCTCTGCAAAATGCGGAATTGCAGATTGAAGCCATCGTGAATAAAGACACCGTTAGAAGCGGATCTGATATTGATGCATACTACGGCCTGGATGAGCTGGGGAAAAGTGTCTTACAAAATAAATATTTAGCACCCGATGAAAAATCTCCTGAAGATTTATGGCATAGATTAGCCAAAGCAATGGCCGGTCTTGAGGATAAACCAGAGGTCTGGGAAGACCGGTTTTATACCATCCTCCATGATTTCCGTTTTGTTCCCGGTGGGCGCATTATGCACGGAGCTGGTCGTGAGGATATCAAGACAACCCTTAACAACTGCTATGTGGTTGGAATCAAGAAGGATTCCATCAATGCCATCTATGATGCCATCATTCAAGAAGCCAAAACATACAAATATGGTGGGGGTTGCGGACATGACCTCTCCGTATTGCGTCCAAAAGGCTCCTCAATTGATGGAACCGGTGGCGAATCTTGCGGTCCTGTAGGTTTTATGAACCTGTTCAGCGAAAATACAAATACCATTGCCCAGCATGGCCGCCGGGGCGCCAACATGCAAACCCTCCGTGTGGATCATCCAGACATTGCTGAATTTGTTGATGTAAAACTTGATCTTTCCAGAGTTAAATATTCAAATATTTCTGTGCTCCTGACCCATGAATTCATGGAAGCGGTAGAACTGGATACAGATTTTGAATTACGCTGGAACGACAAGGTCTACGAAACCATTCGTGCCCGTGAACTCTGGGACAAAATCATTTATGCTGCCCATGCCAGTGCTGAACCAGGAATCATTTTCTGGGACACCATGGTCGACCATCACAATGCTGAATATTGCAGCCCGCTGGTATCCACCAACCCATGCGGTGAACAACCCCTCCCCGATGGTGGAGCCTGCAATCTGGGCGCCATCAACCTGGCTCGCTTTGTCAATACCGATGGTGACTTCCTGTGGGATGAATTCAATGACACCATTCGTCTCAGCGTTCGCTATCTGGATAATGTGATTGACTATAATGTTGATCGTCACGCTCTGGAAGATCAGAAAAAGAATGCCCTGGGTGACAGACGAGTTGGTCTGGGAATTCTGGGACTGGCAGACATGCTCATGCTACGCGGCATCAAGTATGATACGGATGAGGCTCTGGAAGCCGTTGAAGAAGTCATGCAAATGCTTTCAGGAACTGCTTATAAAACATCCATTGAACTGGCCAAAGAAAAAGGCTCTTTCCCCAATTATCAATGGAATGGCTACAAAAAAAGCCAGTTCATCAAAAATTTACCTGAAGAGATTCAAGAAGAAATCAAAACTCACGGTATCAGAAATGCTACCATTCTCACTGTGGCACCAACGGGATCTGGAGCTATCGTTGCTCAGGTTAGCTCAGGTGTAGAACCTATTTTCAACGTCAGCTATAAACGAAGAGTGAAAAAGAATACTGGATTTGGCGATGAGTTTGACGAGTTCAAAGTTGTTCACCCAACTATCCTGAACAAATATGGCAGCGATGAAAATTTACCCGATTCAGTCGTCACAGCCCACGATATTGATCCCTACTTCAGGGTCAAGATGCAAGGAACCATTCAGCGCTATATTGATGCTTCCATAAGTTCCACTGTAAACCTTCCTGAAGATGTGGATGTTAAAACAGTGGCAAATATCTACCAGGCTGCCTACAAAGCAGGGCTAAAAGGGATCACTGTTTACCGCGAGGGTAGTCGTGATGGTATCCTGATTTCAGAGAAAAAGGATGAAAAGAATACTGCAGCCAAGCAAGTGGTTACAGCAGATCCAGAACTGGCCTTGAATCCTCCATCGCTGCGTCCCCGTCTGCGTCCCAAAGATACATTTGGTGTGACACATCGGATACGTACTGGCGAAGGCACCCTGTATATCACCATCAATCATGATGAAGATGGTTTGTGTGAAATTTTCACCACCATCGGAAAAGCAGGTGGCAATGCGGCTGCCCAGGCAGAGGCCATCAGCAGACTGATTTCATTGTCATTGAGAAGCGGGATGGATGTGGAAGAAATTATCAAGCAGCTCAAGGGTATCAGCGGACCAAACCCGGTCTGGGAGAATGGTCAATTGATTCTTTCTACCCCCGATGCCATTGGAAAAGCCCTTGAACAGCACATGTCTGAGTTCAACAAAAGTCAGGTCAATAAACAACAGACCTTCGGAATGGCTGAATCAGATGATAGTGGTGATGAAGAGCGCGGCGCACACTTCGGAATGGTTGAACCCTCAAATGGGACAACTTCAAAAACCATGGCGACCTGTCCTGAATGTGGATTGACCATATCCCACGAAGGTGGCTGTCTCCTATGCCACAATTGTGGATATTCGAAATGTTAA
- a CDS encoding PAS domain S-box protein, with product MDEKIVFVNRRLIEMLGYENASDLLGKSITDLVEPIRREISKQLEATMIAQSDDLFSIEDVYECKNGQLLPVEVSAIAIRYQGSPAIQITARDISERKKVEAEIWEYQDMLKRLSSDLILAEEAQRRHLAIVLHDHLGQSLAMAKIKMAGLLNAIKDPDLQAKLKAINTDIADAVKQTRSITYELSPPVLHELGLVEALEWRLEKVKLENNIVTSYKHNLKNIRLRSEQEVILFRSVDEILKNVVKHSGATNVSITADATRYSFSVCVADNGKGFDTSILTPEQRPSDSFGLFSIKERIEYLGGVLDIQSEQGGGTMVILNVPVSLEGI from the coding sequence GTGGATGAGAAGATCGTCTTTGTAAATCGTCGTTTAATTGAAATGTTGGGATATGAAAATGCTTCAGATCTTTTGGGAAAATCCATTACAGATCTGGTAGAACCTATACGCCGGGAAATTTCAAAGCAGCTGGAAGCAACCATGATTGCCCAAAGTGATGATCTGTTTTCCATAGAGGATGTTTACGAATGTAAAAATGGACAATTACTCCCTGTGGAAGTTTCAGCCATAGCTATTCGGTATCAAGGATCCCCAGCTATTCAAATCACTGCCAGAGATATTTCTGAACGCAAAAAAGTTGAAGCTGAGATTTGGGAGTACCAGGATATGCTTAAGCGCCTGTCCTCTGACCTCATCCTGGCTGAAGAAGCACAGCGTCGCCATCTGGCCATCGTGCTCCATGATCATCTCGGTCAGAGTCTGGCCATGGCCAAGATAAAAATGGCCGGGCTGCTCAACGCCATCAAGGATCCTGATCTCCAGGCAAAACTGAAGGCCATAAACACCGATATCGCAGATGCCGTCAAACAAACTCGTTCTATTACATACGAACTAAGCCCACCTGTTCTCCACGAATTGGGGCTGGTTGAAGCTCTGGAATGGAGATTGGAAAAAGTAAAATTAGAAAACAACATTGTAACTTCATATAAGCACAATCTAAAGAATATCAGATTACGGAGTGAACAGGAAGTCATACTCTTCCGCTCCGTGGACGAGATATTAAAAAATGTTGTCAAGCATTCTGGTGCCACAAATGTATCTATCACAGCAGATGCAACTCGCTATTCATTTTCTGTGTGCGTAGCAGACAATGGCAAGGGCTTTGACACATCCATTCTCACACCAGAACAGCGCCCATCAGATAGTTTTGGTTTATTTAGCATAAAAGAAAGAATTGAATATCTTGGAGGAGTTCTTGACATTCAATCTGAACAAGGGGGTGGAACCATGGTTATCTTGAACGTTCCTGTCTCACTGGAGGGTATCTAA
- a CDS encoding response regulator transcription factor, with product MAVNIILADDHALFREGLLSILNDELGFNVVAQAENGREVVKLARKMEVDVIVMDIAMPELNGIEATSQVLHDNPDMKVIALSMHSDRHFVQGMLKAGAKGYLLKDCAGGELIKAVREVLQDRYYISEEISTSVLNDYVGKLVDEGNEVSELTSREKEVLQLIAEGKSTQDIADTLFISVKTVEAHRVKIKTKLKLNSIPELTKYAIREGLTSLE from the coding sequence ATGGCTGTAAATATTATTTTAGCAGATGATCACGCTTTATTTAGAGAAGGTTTGTTGTCCATTCTCAATGATGAGCTTGGTTTCAATGTAGTAGCTCAGGCTGAGAATGGTCGTGAGGTTGTAAAATTAGCCCGCAAAATGGAAGTTGATGTCATCGTCATGGATATCGCCATGCCAGAACTCAACGGTATTGAGGCGACCAGCCAGGTCCTTCATGATAACCCGGATATGAAGGTCATAGCGCTTTCCATGCATTCAGATCGACACTTTGTTCAGGGGATGCTCAAAGCCGGCGCTAAGGGGTATTTATTGAAGGATTGTGCAGGAGGTGAACTCATCAAGGCCGTCCGGGAGGTCCTGCAGGATCGCTATTACATCAGCGAGGAAATATCCACCAGCGTACTCAATGATTATGTAGGCAAGCTTGTGGATGAAGGGAACGAAGTCTCTGAACTCACCAGTCGTGAAAAGGAAGTCTTGCAGCTTATCGCTGAGGGAAAATCAACCCAGGATATAGCAGATACGCTTTTCATCAGCGTGAAAACGGTTGAAGCCCATCGTGTTAAAATAAAAACAAAACTGAAATTGAACTCCATTCCAGAACTCACAAAATATGCAATTCGAGAAGGCTTGACCTCCTTAGAATAG
- the folB gene encoding dihydroneopterin aldolase: protein MGILTIKNLVFYGYHGVQDFEKELGGRFEVDIKIRYPFSRCSTEDTLHKAVDYQQVYGVVKDMVTGRKYHLIETLADHIAEALVDQFDVEEMTVVVRKKKVPIDAVLDYVEVEVTRRGRQT from the coding sequence ATGGGAATTCTAACCATCAAAAACCTTGTTTTTTACGGCTATCACGGAGTCCAGGATTTCGAAAAGGAGCTCGGTGGTCGCTTTGAAGTGGATATAAAAATTCGATATCCCTTCAGTCGCTGTTCTACTGAAGACACCCTTCATAAAGCCGTTGATTACCAACAAGTGTATGGCGTGGTCAAGGATATGGTTACAGGTCGAAAGTATCACCTTATCGAAACATTGGCGGATCACATTGCAGAAGCCCTTGTTGATCAATTTGACGTAGAGGAAATGACGGTGGTCGTCCGTAAAAAGAAGGTACCCATCGATGCAGTTTTAGACTATGTGGAAGTGGAAGTGACCCGTCGGGGTA